A genomic region of Streptococcus suis contains the following coding sequences:
- a CDS encoding PTS sugar transporter subunit IIB has translation MVKVLTACGNGMGSSMVIKMKVENALRQLGVTDFQSASCSVGEAKGLAAGYDIVVASNHLISELEGRTKGHLVGLDNLMDDNEIKTKLQAVL, from the coding sequence ATGGTTAAAGTTTTAACGGCCTGCGGAAATGGCATGGGCTCATCTATGGTTATCAAGATGAAGGTAGAAAACGCCCTTCGTCAACTCGGCGTAACAGATTTTCAATCAGCTTCCTGCTCAGTTGGTGAAGCAAAAGGTTTAGCGGCAGGGTATGATATTGTCGTAGCCTCTAACCACTTGATTTCTGAGTTGGAAGGTCGCACGAAAGGTCACTTGGTTGGTCTTGACAACCTCATGGACGACAACGAAATCAAAACAAAATTACAAGCAGTGCTATAA
- a CDS encoding phosphate-starvation-inducible PsiE family protein: MRKFLQDSLTETAYYLELILSAILGLALLALSALLFADLLSSLAGDIQADTFIQNFLSRAMTLAVGVEFIKMLCKQSSSTVIEVLLVAIARQLIVEHGSSSDYLIGIISVAILFAVRKYLFTQFDDSNNIIMRASQKVKVANIIARVKIPSEGSETLRDFVTRKLNEEEKTIAIGACVYLKNVALRIDNMHGELITRVEIIKSIY; the protein is encoded by the coding sequence ATGAGGAAATTTTTACAGGATAGTCTGACAGAGACAGCCTACTATTTAGAATTGATTTTATCTGCCATACTTGGCTTAGCCCTTTTAGCCTTGTCAGCGCTTCTTTTTGCAGACCTGCTTAGCTCATTAGCTGGTGATATTCAAGCGGATACGTTTATTCAAAATTTTCTGAGTCGTGCAATGACCTTGGCGGTCGGAGTCGAATTTATCAAAATGCTTTGCAAACAGTCATCTAGCACCGTGATTGAGGTACTCCTAGTTGCCATTGCTCGCCAACTGATTGTAGAGCATGGTTCTAGTAGTGATTACTTGATTGGAATTATTTCGGTTGCCATCCTATTTGCAGTGCGAAAATACCTCTTCACTCAGTTTGATGATTCCAATAATATTATCATGCGTGCCAGCCAGAAAGTAAAAGTGGCTAATATCATCGCACGAGTAAAAATTCCAAGTGAAGGTAGCGAGACTTTGAGAGATTTTGTGACACGAAAACTCAATGAAGAGGAGAAAACCATTGCTATTGGTGCCTGTGTATATTTGAAAAATGTTGCCCTTCGGATAGATAACATGCACGGAGAACTGATTACCCGAGTAGAAATTATTAAAAGCATCTATTAA
- a CDS encoding PTS sugar transporter subunit IIC translates to MDFLQTPLNWFSQNILQNPAFFVGLLVLVGYALLKKKPHDVFAGFIKATVGYMILNVAAGGLVTTFRPILAALNYKFQIDAAVIDPYFGLAAANGKIAEEFPDFVSAATTALLIGFGVNILLVALRKVTKVRTLFITGHIMVQQAATISLMVLFLIPALRNQFGTAAIGIICGIYWAVSSNMTVEATQRLTGGGGFAIGHQQQFAIWFVDKIAPKLGKKEENLDNLKLPSFLNIFHDTVVASATLMLVFFGVILFILGPEIMANPEVITSGAPYNPAKQDFFMYVLQTAFTFSVYLFILMQGVRMFVAELTNAFQGISSKLLPGSFPAVDVAASYGFGSSNAVLSGFAFGLIGQLITIVLLIVFKSPILIITGFVPVFFDNAAIAVYADKRGGWKAAAILSFISGVLQVALGAVCVGLLELSGGYHGNIDFEVPWLPFGFAFKYLGIAGYVLVCLFLLAIPQLQFAKAKDKEAYYRGEAQAE, encoded by the coding sequence ATGGATTTCCTTCAAACCCCATTAAACTGGTTCTCACAGAATATCCTGCAGAATCCAGCCTTCTTCGTAGGTCTTTTAGTCTTGGTGGGCTATGCCCTTCTAAAGAAAAAGCCTCATGATGTTTTTGCAGGGTTTATCAAAGCGACAGTCGGCTACATGATTTTGAACGTAGCAGCCGGTGGTTTGGTAACAACCTTCCGTCCGATTTTGGCGGCTTTGAACTATAAGTTCCAAATTGATGCAGCAGTTATTGACCCTTACTTCGGTCTTGCAGCAGCAAATGGGAAAATTGCTGAGGAGTTCCCTGATTTCGTATCAGCAGCCACTACAGCACTCTTGATTGGTTTCGGTGTCAACATCCTCTTGGTGGCACTACGTAAGGTTACAAAAGTACGTACTCTGTTCATCACTGGACACATCATGGTACAACAAGCGGCAACTATCTCTTTGATGGTACTCTTCCTCATCCCAGCTCTTCGTAACCAATTCGGTACAGCAGCGATCGGTATCATCTGTGGTATTTACTGGGCAGTCAGCTCAAATATGACAGTTGAAGCAACGCAACGATTAACAGGCGGCGGTGGATTTGCCATCGGTCACCAACAACAATTCGCTATCTGGTTTGTCGATAAGATCGCACCAAAACTTGGTAAAAAAGAAGAAAACTTGGATAACTTGAAGCTACCTAGCTTCCTCAACATCTTCCACGATACAGTTGTTGCTTCAGCGACATTGATGCTTGTGTTCTTCGGTGTGATTTTGTTCATCTTGGGTCCAGAAATCATGGCAAATCCAGAAGTTATCACTTCAGGTGCTCCATACAACCCAGCTAAACAAGATTTCTTCATGTATGTTTTACAAACAGCCTTCACCTTCTCAGTATATCTTTTCATTTTGATGCAAGGTGTCCGCATGTTCGTAGCAGAATTGACAAATGCCTTCCAAGGTATCTCAAGCAAATTGCTTCCAGGTTCATTCCCAGCGGTGGACGTTGCAGCTTCTTACGGCTTCGGTTCCTCTAACGCAGTTCTTTCAGGTTTTGCTTTCGGTTTAATCGGTCAGTTGATTACAATCGTTCTCTTGATTGTCTTCAAGAGTCCAATCCTCATCATCACTGGTTTCGTACCTGTATTCTTTGATAACGCAGCGATCGCAGTGTACGCTGACAAGCGTGGTGGTTGGAAAGCCGCAGCTATCCTTTCCTTCATCTCAGGTGTCCTTCAAGTTGCTCTTGGTGCAGTCTGCGTTGGCTTGCTTGAATTGAGCGGTGGTTACCACGGAAACATTGACTTCGAAGTGCCATGGTTACCATTTGGATTTGCATTTAAGTACCTCGGTATTGCTGGTTATGTTCTTGTCTGCCTCTTCTTATTGGCTATTCCGCAACTTCAATTTGCGAAAGCAAAAGATAAGGAAGCATACTATCGTGGCGAGGCACAAGCAGAATAG
- a CDS encoding L-ribulose-5-phosphate 3-epimerase — MARPIGIYEKATPKHFTWKERLEFAKELGFDFVEMSVDESDARLARLEWTKEERLELVKAIYETGVRIPTICFSGHRRYPLGSNDPALEAKSLETMKQCIELAQDLGVRVIQLAGYDVYYEEKSPETRERFIKNLRHACDWAEQAQVMLAIEIMDDPFINSVEKYLAVEKEIDSPYLFVYPDTGNVSAWHNDIYSEFYLGHRSIAALHLKDTYAVTENSKGQFRDVPFGQGCVDWDNMFAVLKKTNYQGPFLIEMWSENCETVEETRSAIKEAQDFLYPLIEKAGLN; from the coding sequence ATGGCACGACCAATCGGAATATATGAAAAGGCAACGCCCAAACACTTCACATGGAAGGAACGCTTGGAGTTTGCCAAAGAATTAGGTTTCGACTTTGTGGAAATGTCGGTGGATGAGAGCGATGCACGTTTGGCTCGTTTGGAGTGGACCAAGGAAGAGCGTTTGGAGCTGGTCAAAGCCATCTATGAAACAGGTGTCCGCATTCCGACTATTTGCTTCTCTGGTCACCGTCGTTATCCGCTTGGCTCCAATGATCCTGCTCTTGAAGCCAAGTCCTTAGAAACCATGAAACAGTGTATCGAACTGGCTCAGGACCTTGGCGTTCGTGTCATCCAGTTGGCTGGCTACGACGTTTACTATGAAGAAAAATCGCCTGAAACTAGAGAGCGTTTCATCAAGAATCTTCGTCATGCTTGTGACTGGGCTGAGCAGGCTCAGGTCATGTTGGCTATTGAGATTATGGATGATCCATTTATCAACTCTGTTGAAAAATACCTAGCTGTTGAAAAAGAAATCGATTCGCCCTATCTCTTTGTCTATCCAGATACTGGAAATGTGTCTGCTTGGCACAATGACATTTACAGCGAATTTTATCTGGGACACCGTTCCATCGCAGCTCTTCACCTCAAAGATACCTATGCGGTAACCGAGAACTCCAAGGGACAATTTCGTGATGTTCCATTCGGTCAGGGCTGTGTGGACTGGGACAATATGTTTGCAGTATTGAAAAAGACCAATTACCAAGGTCCATTCTTGATTGAGATGTGGTCTGAAAACTGCGAAACAGTTGAGGAAACACGATCTGCTATCAAGGAGGCACAAGATTTCCTCTATCCATTGATTGAGAAAGCGGGGTTGAACTAA
- a CDS encoding PTS sugar transporter subunit IIA, translating into MNLQKSFTENNSIRLGLTAETWQEAVHKAVEPLIESGAATEEYYDAIIASTEEYGPYYVLMPGMAMPHAQAGVGVLKDSFALITLTKPVVFSDGKEVSVLLTLAATDPKIHTSVAIPQIIALFELENSIERLIACQTPEEVLAMVEESKNSPYLEGLDLES; encoded by the coding sequence ATGAATTTACAAAAATCATTTACAGAAAATAATTCCATTCGTTTGGGATTGACAGCGGAAACCTGGCAGGAGGCTGTTCACAAGGCTGTTGAACCGCTGATTGAAAGTGGTGCCGCGACAGAAGAATACTATGATGCCATCATTGCATCGACAGAAGAATATGGTCCCTACTATGTGCTCATGCCTGGTATGGCTATGCCTCACGCCCAAGCAGGTGTTGGCGTCTTGAAGGATTCCTTTGCTTTGATTACCTTGACAAAACCAGTCGTCTTCTCAGATGGGAAAGAAGTGTCTGTTCTGCTCACTCTTGCAGCTACCGATCCAAAGATTCATACATCCGTAGCGATTCCACAAATTATTGCTCTCTTTGAATTGGAAAATTCGATTGAGCGTTTGATTGCTTGTCAAACTCCTGAGGAAGTCTTGGCAATGGTAGAAGAGTCCAAAAACAGTCCTTACCTAGAAGGTTTAGATTTAGAAAGTTAG
- a CDS encoding L-ribulose-5-phosphate 4-epimerase yields the protein MPKDLQEMRQRVYEANVALPAHGLVKFTWGNVSEVCRELGRIVIKPSGVDYEKLSPENMVVTDLDGNVVEGDLNPSSDLATHVALYKAWPNVHAVVHTHSTEAVGWAQAGRDIPFYGTTHADYFYGPVPCARSLTAEEVNAAYEKETGAVIIEEFERRGIDPVAVPGIVVRNHGPFTWGKDPAQAVYHSVVLEEVARMNRYTEQINPRVEPAPSYIMDKHYLRKHGPNAYYGQKGDEH from the coding sequence ATGCCAAAAGATTTACAGGAAATGCGCCAACGGGTCTATGAAGCCAACGTCGCCCTGCCTGCTCATGGGCTTGTCAAGTTTACCTGGGGCAACGTATCAGAAGTCTGCCGAGAACTTGGTCGCATCGTCATTAAGCCTTCTGGTGTGGACTATGAAAAATTGTCCCCAGAAAACATGGTGGTGACCGACTTGGACGGAAATGTAGTGGAAGGAGATCTGAATCCTTCGTCTGATTTGGCGACCCACGTTGCCCTCTACAAGGCTTGGCCCAATGTCCATGCTGTCGTGCATACGCATTCGACAGAAGCAGTGGGTTGGGCTCAGGCTGGTCGTGACATTCCATTTTATGGGACAACTCATGCGGATTATTTCTATGGTCCGGTACCGTGTGCCCGTTCCTTGACGGCTGAAGAGGTGAATGCGGCCTATGAAAAAGAAACAGGTGCAGTCATCATCGAGGAATTCGAGCGTCGTGGTATCGACCCAGTCGCTGTTCCAGGAATTGTTGTCCGCAATCATGGACCATTTACCTGGGGCAAGGATCCTGCTCAGGCAGTTTACCATAGCGTTGTCCTTGAGGAAGTGGCTCGGATGAACCGCTACACCGAACAAATCAATCCACGGGTGGAGCCAGCGCCAAGCTATATCATGGACAAGCATTACCTCCGTAAACATGGTCCTAATGCCTACTATGGACAAAAGGGTGACGAACATTAA
- a CDS encoding 3-keto-L-gulonate-6-phosphate decarboxylase UlaD has translation MKHIPNLQVALDHSDLQGAIKAAVSVGHEVDVIEAGTVCLLQVGSELVEVLRSLFPDKIIVADTKCADAGGTVAKNNAVRGADWMTCICSATIPTMEAALKAIKEVRGDKGEIQIELYGDWTYEQAQLWLDAGISQAIYHQSRDALLAGETWGEKDLNKVKKLVDMGFRVSVTGGLDVDTLKLFEGVDVFTFIAGRGITEAADPAAAAREFKDEIRRIWG, from the coding sequence ATGAAACATATTCCAAATTTACAAGTTGCCCTTGACCATTCAGACTTGCAGGGAGCGATTAAAGCAGCTGTTTCCGTTGGTCATGAAGTGGATGTTATCGAGGCAGGTACCGTTTGTTTGCTTCAAGTTGGTAGTGAATTGGTAGAAGTGCTACGCAGCCTTTTCCCAGACAAAATTATCGTTGCAGATACCAAGTGTGCGGACGCGGGTGGTACGGTTGCTAAAAACAATGCTGTTCGTGGTGCGGACTGGATGACCTGTATCTGTTCTGCAACTATTCCAACTATGGAAGCTGCTTTGAAGGCCATCAAGGAAGTTCGTGGTGATAAGGGTGAAATCCAAATCGAACTCTATGGTGACTGGACTTATGAACAGGCTCAACTCTGGTTGGATGCTGGCATTTCCCAAGCGATTTACCACCAATCTCGTGACGCCCTCCTTGCTGGCGAAACTTGGGGCGAAAAAGACCTCAATAAAGTGAAAAAATTGGTTGATATGGGCTTCCGTGTTTCTGTGACAGGTGGTTTGGACGTTGATACCCTTAAACTCTTTGAGGGAGTAGATGTCTTCACCTTTATCGCAGGTCGCGGTATTACAGAAGCGGCAGATCCAGCAGCTGCGGCGCGTGAATTTAAAGACGAAATCCGTCGTATTTGGGGGTAA